Proteins from a single region of Stigmatella erecta:
- a CDS encoding pyridoxal phosphate-dependent aminotransferase, translating to MRTRPSYRDISLYSPPTVACRVDLSDNTNLFGVPPAAERVLREAAPSLITRYPVSYAPDLKHALSGYTGFEPSWLTTGCGSDDLIDCALRAFLEPGERIAVPDPSFSMMSYFARVNGLEFSPVPLRPDWDIDVDAMLATGARLLYVCSPNNPTSTVASRAALERLVDAAPGLVLLDEAYTEFSNGSHVDLVRSRPNVLVTRTLSKAFGLAGMRVGYAIGRPELVAEVEKARGPYKHNGISERMAIAALTEDLPWVKARAEEVRTLRQRLVTALEGMGLKPLPTEANFVFVPFPGAPQVAARMRERGVNIRAFQGLTGIGDAFRIGCGPWPLMDAALEALREAWR from the coding sequence ATGCGCACCCGTCCGTCCTATCGAGACATCTCGCTCTACTCCCCGCCCACCGTGGCATGCCGGGTGGACCTGAGCGACAACACCAACCTCTTCGGCGTCCCCCCGGCCGCCGAGCGGGTGCTGCGGGAGGCCGCGCCCTCGCTCATCACCCGCTATCCCGTCAGCTATGCGCCGGACCTCAAGCACGCCCTCTCGGGCTACACGGGCTTCGAGCCCTCGTGGCTGACCACGGGCTGTGGCTCGGATGACCTCATCGACTGCGCCCTGCGCGCCTTCCTGGAGCCAGGAGAGCGCATCGCCGTGCCGGACCCGTCCTTCTCGATGATGTCCTACTTCGCCCGGGTGAACGGCCTGGAGTTCTCCCCGGTCCCGCTGCGGCCGGATTGGGACATCGATGTGGACGCGATGCTCGCCACCGGCGCGCGCCTGCTCTACGTCTGCTCGCCCAACAACCCCACCAGCACGGTGGCCTCCCGCGCCGCCCTGGAGCGGCTGGTGGACGCGGCGCCCGGCCTCGTCCTCCTGGACGAGGCCTACACGGAGTTCTCCAACGGCAGCCACGTGGACCTGGTCCGCTCGCGGCCCAATGTCCTCGTCACGCGGACGCTGTCCAAGGCCTTTGGCCTGGCGGGCATGCGCGTGGGCTATGCCATCGGCCGCCCCGAACTGGTGGCCGAGGTGGAGAAGGCCCGTGGCCCCTACAAGCACAACGGCATCTCCGAGCGCATGGCCATCGCCGCCCTCACCGAGGATCTGCCCTGGGTGAAGGCGCGGGCGGAGGAGGTGCGCACCCTCCGGCAGCGGCTGGTGACGGCGCTGGAGGGCATGGGCCTGAAGCCCCTGCCCACCGAGGCCAACTTCGTCTTCGTCCCGTTCCCGGGAGCCCCCCAGGTGGCCGCCCGCATGCGGGAGCGCGGTGTGAACATCCGGGCGTTCCAGGGGCTCACCGGCATCGGGGATGCGTTCCGGATCGGTTGCGGCCCCTGGCCACTGATGGATGCGGCGCTTGAGGCGCTGCGGGAGGCATGGCGATGA
- the hisH gene encoding imidazole glycerol phosphate synthase subunit HisH has protein sequence MRVTLFDYGAGNIHSLAKALATAPGAEVRVETDPLKALETEVLVLPGVGAFGSAAARLAPGREPMRQALEQGLPCLGICLGMQLLFEGSDEGEGQGLGLFRGRVTRLRAQQVPHIGWNTVEEDAAVKGTKLDSVYYAHSFACRAGESGVVSGWTTHEEDRFPASVRRGKVLGVQFHPEKSSSAGVGFLQAFLKDVTS, from the coding sequence ATGAGAGTCACCCTGTTCGACTACGGCGCGGGGAACATCCACTCCCTCGCCAAGGCCCTGGCCACGGCCCCGGGCGCGGAGGTGCGTGTGGAGACGGATCCCCTGAAGGCGCTGGAGACGGAGGTGCTCGTCCTTCCGGGCGTGGGGGCCTTCGGCTCCGCGGCGGCGCGGCTCGCGCCGGGCCGGGAGCCGATGCGCCAGGCGCTGGAGCAGGGCCTGCCGTGTCTGGGCATCTGCCTGGGCATGCAGCTGCTCTTCGAGGGCAGTGACGAGGGCGAGGGCCAGGGGCTCGGCCTCTTCCGGGGCCGGGTGACGCGGCTGCGCGCCCAGCAGGTGCCCCACATCGGCTGGAACACCGTGGAGGAGGATGCTGCGGTGAAGGGGACGAAGCTGGACTCGGTCTATTACGCGCACAGCTTCGCCTGCCGGGCCGGGGAGTCCGGCGTGGTGTCCGGCTGGACGACGCACGAGGAGGACCGCTTCCCGGCCTCGGTGCGGCGGGGAAAGGTGCTCGGGGTGCAGTTCCATCCCGAGAAGAGCTCGTCGGCCGGGGTGGGATTCCTGCAGGCTTTTCTGAAGGACGTGACGTCATGA
- a CDS encoding HisA/HisF-related TIM barrel protein — MIAIPAIDLREGACVQLVGGSYDAERVRVNDPLDALKKWRGLGFRTFHVVDLDAALGKGSNLEVIARLLSHEPGLTFTVGGGVREAERVEAVLASGAAFAVVGTRAIEDTAWLAEVAGRFPGRLVVAADVKGREVVTRGWTAGSARDVKDVLAALDPLPLGGLLVTAVHKEGQMGGVDLPLMQEVVQGSRHRVYASGGVTTREDLRALAAAGAYGAVIGMALYTGKLDAASVAREFA; from the coding sequence ATGATCGCCATTCCCGCCATTGATTTGAGAGAGGGCGCCTGCGTGCAGCTCGTGGGCGGCTCGTACGACGCCGAGCGCGTGCGGGTGAATGATCCGCTCGATGCGCTGAAGAAGTGGCGCGGCCTCGGCTTCCGGACGTTCCACGTGGTGGACCTGGACGCCGCGCTGGGCAAGGGCTCCAACCTGGAGGTCATCGCCCGGCTGCTCTCCCACGAGCCGGGGCTCACCTTCACGGTGGGCGGCGGCGTGCGGGAGGCCGAGAGGGTGGAGGCGGTGCTCGCCTCCGGCGCCGCGTTCGCCGTGGTGGGCACGCGGGCCATCGAGGACACCGCGTGGCTGGCGGAGGTGGCGGGGCGCTTCCCGGGCCGGTTGGTGGTGGCCGCGGACGTGAAGGGCCGCGAGGTGGTGACGCGCGGCTGGACGGCGGGCAGTGCGCGGGACGTGAAGGACGTGCTCGCGGCGCTGGACCCGCTGCCCCTGGGCGGCCTGCTGGTGACGGCGGTTCACAAGGAGGGGCAGATGGGCGGGGTGGATCTGCCGCTGATGCAGGAGGTGGTCCAGGGCAGCCGCCACCGGGTGTATGCCTCGGGAGGCGTGACGACGCGGGAGGATCTCCGGGCCCTGGCGGCCGCGGGGGCTTACGGGGCCGTCATTGGCATGGCCCTCTACACGGGGAAGCTCGACGCGGCCTCGGTCGCACGGGAGTTCGCATGA
- a CDS encoding imidazoleglycerol-phosphate dehydratase, which yields MTIVTRETKETQIRIELARGKGVAQVDTGLKFFDHMLGTFARYAGLDLTLHARGDLRHHIMEDVAITLGTAVYQVIPPTAARYGERTLPMDDALVQAVIDTCGRFYYRGPLRNRLYEHWMRSFCEHAKVTLHLRILRGKDSHHLTEAAFKALGLALRDAMVDSGTVFSTKGTVALEVK from the coding sequence ATGACGATCGTGACTCGGGAGACGAAGGAGACGCAGATCCGCATCGAGCTGGCGCGGGGCAAGGGCGTGGCCCAGGTGGACACGGGCCTGAAGTTCTTCGACCACATGCTGGGGACCTTCGCGCGCTACGCCGGGCTGGACCTGACGCTCCACGCGCGGGGGGATTTGCGCCACCACATCATGGAGGACGTGGCCATCACCCTGGGCACGGCGGTGTACCAGGTCATCCCGCCCACGGCCGCGCGCTATGGCGAGCGCACGCTGCCCATGGACGACGCGCTGGTGCAGGCGGTCATCGACACCTGCGGGCGCTTCTATTACCGCGGGCCACTGCGCAACCGGCTGTACGAGCACTGGATGCGCTCGTTCTGCGAGCACGCGAAGGTGACGCTCCACCTGCGCATCCTCCGGGGCAAGGACAGCCACCACCTCACCGAGGCGGCCTTCAAGGCGCTGGGCCTGGCGCTCCGCGATGCCATGGTGGACTCGGGCACCGTCTTCAGCACCAAGGGCACCGTCGCCCTGGAGGTGAAGTGA
- the hisF gene encoding imidazole glycerol phosphate synthase subunit HisF: MLARRLIVCLDMKGGRVVKGVQFEGLRDVGDPVSLAMRYEAEGADEVTFLDISASAEERETLWDVVQRTSERLFIPLTVGGGVRTADDVGRALRAGADKVSINSAAVANPELLTACAERFGAQCVVASIDARREEGRWRVYTRGGRTPTGLDAVEWARECVRRGAGEVLLTSIDRDGARTGYDLELTRAVAEAVAVPVIASGGAGNAQHVREALTDGKADAALVAGILHDGLTTVGALKTLLQDSGLRVRSQA; this comes from the coding sequence ATGCTGGCGCGGCGGCTGATCGTCTGCCTGGACATGAAGGGCGGCCGGGTGGTGAAGGGCGTCCAGTTCGAGGGGCTGCGGGACGTGGGAGACCCGGTGTCGCTGGCCATGCGCTACGAGGCGGAAGGGGCCGACGAGGTGACGTTCCTCGACATCTCCGCCAGCGCCGAGGAGCGCGAGACGCTGTGGGACGTCGTCCAGCGCACCTCCGAGCGGCTCTTCATTCCCCTGACCGTGGGCGGCGGCGTGCGCACGGCGGACGACGTGGGCCGGGCGCTCCGGGCGGGGGCGGACAAGGTGAGCATCAACTCGGCGGCGGTGGCGAACCCGGAGCTGCTCACGGCGTGCGCGGAGCGCTTCGGCGCCCAGTGCGTGGTGGCCAGCATCGATGCGCGGCGCGAGGAGGGCCGGTGGCGCGTCTACACCCGGGGGGGCCGGACGCCCACGGGCCTGGACGCGGTGGAGTGGGCCCGCGAGTGCGTGAGGAGGGGCGCGGGCGAGGTGCTGCTCACGAGCATCGACCGGGATGGGGCCCGCACGGGGTACGACCTGGAGCTGACGCGGGCCGTGGCCGAGGCGGTGGCCGTGCCCGTCATCGCCTCCGGGGGGGCGGGGAATGCCCAGCACGTGCGCGAGGCGCTCACGGACGGCAAGGCGGACGCGGCGCTGGTGGCGGGCATCCTCCACGATGGCCTCACCACCGTGGGCGCCCTCAAGACACTGCTTCAGGACAGCGGCCTCCGGGTCAGGAGCCAGGCGTGA
- the hisIE gene encoding bifunctional phosphoribosyl-AMP cyclohydrolase/phosphoribosyl-ATP diphosphatase HisIE — MLDLSQLDFTKGNGLVTVVTQDARSGDVLMVAHADREALERTLATGEMHYRSRTRGLWHKGATSGNVQRVVSLSADCDGDAVLARVEKAGPACHTGEETCFGPGKLDALVALDATISERAAQAPPAGEKPSYTRKLLDDRNLRLKKIGEEGAELVTACADGDRGRAVEEAADVLYHLLVAVRPLGIQLEDVKQVLAQRAGKPAPRPG; from the coding sequence ATGTTGGATCTCTCCCAGCTGGATTTCACCAAGGGCAATGGGCTCGTCACCGTGGTGACGCAGGATGCGCGCAGCGGCGATGTGCTGATGGTGGCGCACGCGGACCGCGAAGCGCTGGAGCGGACGCTGGCCACGGGCGAGATGCACTACCGCTCGCGCACGCGGGGCCTGTGGCACAAGGGCGCCACGAGCGGCAACGTGCAGCGGGTCGTCTCCCTGTCGGCCGACTGTGATGGGGATGCGGTGCTGGCGCGGGTGGAGAAGGCGGGCCCCGCGTGCCATACGGGCGAGGAGACCTGCTTTGGCCCGGGCAAGCTGGATGCGCTGGTGGCCCTGGATGCGACCATCTCCGAGCGCGCCGCCCAGGCCCCCCCTGCCGGGGAGAAGCCCAGCTACACGCGAAAACTGCTGGACGACCGCAACCTCCGGCTGAAGAAGATTGGCGAGGAGGGCGCGGAGCTGGTGACGGCCTGCGCGGACGGGGACCGGGGCCGGGCCGTGGAGGAGGCCGCCGACGTGCTCTACCACCTGCTGGTGGCGGTGCGGCCCCTGGGCATCCAGCTGGAGGACGTGAAGCAAGTCCTGGCCCAGCGGGCTGGGAAGCCTGCCCCGCGGCCGGGGTAG
- a CDS encoding DMT family transporter, translated as MKAYAFLAVAILAEVIATSSLKASAEFTRLGPSLLVAVGYATAFYCLSLSLRSIPIGIAYALWSGVGIVLVAIAGYVLYQQKLDPAAIAGIAMILGGCLVINLFSKSAGH; from the coding sequence GTGAAAGCCTATGCCTTCCTCGCGGTGGCCATCCTGGCGGAGGTGATCGCCACCTCCTCGCTCAAGGCAAGCGCCGAGTTCACCCGCCTGGGGCCGAGCCTTCTGGTCGCCGTGGGCTATGCCACCGCCTTCTACTGCCTGTCCCTGTCCCTGCGCTCGATTCCCATCGGCATCGCCTACGCGCTCTGGAGCGGCGTGGGCATCGTGCTGGTGGCCATCGCGGGCTACGTGCTCTACCAGCAGAAGCTGGACCCCGCGGCCATCGCCGGCATCGCGATGATTCTCGGCGGCTGCCTGGTCATCAACCTCTTCTCGAAGAGCGCGGGCCACTGA